Within Henriciella litoralis, the genomic segment CCTGCCCTTTCGGCGGCTGCCCCCCGAAGGCCCGGGCGCGTTTCCGCAGAACGGCTTACTGGCCACGCGAATGGCACTCGTCGGCTTCGATGAGGGCTGGGGCGATGCGTTTACGCGGGCCGTGTTCACCGCCGAATTCGGCGAGGGACGGGATGTAGCCGATCAGGCGCTGCTCGCAGAGCTCGCCAGCACTGCCGGAGCAGACGGCGACGTCATGGCCCGGGCGCAGACAGACGCCAACAAGTCCAGGCTGCGGGGCCAGGTCGAGCGCGCCATGGCAGCCGGCATTTTCGGCGCACCAAGCTTCCTTGTGAGCGGCGAACTCTACTGGGGCAATGACCGGCTTGAGGAGGCGCTGGAAGCGGCCGCAGGGGGTAAAGACTAGTCGGCTTTGCCCCACTCCGCTTTCAGCGTGTAGGGAATGAAGATCTCAAGCTCAAGCGGGCCGGAGGGCTGAGTGACGACGCGGGATTCAAGGCCTGTGGCGGTGACGGCGGACGCGCCAAGTGGGCCGCGCAGATTCTGGATTTCTGCGGCAATGTCGCTCAACAGGTTC encodes:
- a CDS encoding 2-hydroxychromene-2-carboxylate isomerase yields the protein MRIGTLARERGVEVSWQPFLLGPIFAAQGWDTSPFNIYPAKGEYMWADMARQADKLGLPFRRLPPEGPGAFPQNGLLATRMALVGFDEGWGDAFTRAVFTAEFGEGRDVADQALLAELASTAGADGDVMARAQTDANKSRLRGQVERAMAAGIFGAPSFLVSGELYWGNDRLEEALEAAAGGKD